In the genome of Pyrobaculum islandicum DSM 4184, the window GCTCTTGATGTAGAGTATCTACTCACGGGTCGCCCCAAGACGCTGGACGCGGTGCCGGTCACTCCAGACGGCATACCGACCCCGGCCGTGGTGACGAGAGCGCTGACGAGGGATTTGCCCAAGCTCGTCGTCGACGCCGGTAGCAGAATTCCGCCAAGGGTGCCCCGTGTAGTCTTGGGCGGAGTCCCGGGGGGCGACATCAGGCAGGGCGCCATGCCTAGAGAAGCCGCCGAGGAGATAGCGGCCGGTGGGCGGCTACTGGGTAGGCAGCTGGCCCCGCTGGGGAGGGTGGTAATTGGCGAATCTATACCTGGCGGAACGACCACAGCCATGGCAATCCTCCTAGCCCTGGGCTACAATGCGTGGGGGAGGACAAGCAGCTCATCGCCAGATAATCCCAAGGAGCTTAAAATTAAAGTAGTTAGAGATGCGCTGGCGCGTATTAGTCCTCCACTTGACGCTATTACAGCGGTGGCCGAGGTAGGAGACCCTGTCCACTTGGCTGTGGCCTCTATCGCGCTGGGGGTAGTGGAAGGCGGCGGAGAGGTTATCCTCGCCGGCGGTACACAGATGGCGGCAGCGGCGGCGTTGTACAAAGCGCTTGGCGGCGACATGGAGCGGCTTGCGGTAGCTACAACCCGCTGGATTGTGGAGGACAAGTCAGCTGACTTCCTAGGGTTAATGAGGGAGGTGGGAGTGAGGAGGATATATATCTCAAAGACGTCTTTCGCTACTTCTAGATGCAGAGGGCTTAGGGCCTATGAGAGAGGCTATGTCAAAGAGGGCGTGGCCATGGGCTACGCCCTGTGGCATGCCGAAACAAAAGGCGTGGACCCCCTGCCCCATGTTGAAGCCGAGCTAGAGAGGTTAGGCTCATGTTTCGCCTAGATGTCCACGGCGGCTCTACCTGGGCCGAGGAGGTCCGCTATGACTTTTCGGACAATTCCAACCCCATAGGACCGCCCCCCGGGCTTGAGGAGGCCCTTGTCCAAGCGGCGGCGCGGGGGGTCCACAGGAGGTTCCCTGCACACCTCGCCGAGGAGGTGCTCCGAGAGTACGAGGGGGTTGAGGTGACT includes:
- the cobT gene encoding nicotinate mononucleotide-dependent phosphoribosyltransferase CobT, producing MGDVLVIVIGTTDVSLIPGISIAGPSPEATHYTPALDVEYLLTGRPKTLDAVPVTPDGIPTPAVVTRALTRDLPKLVVDAGSRIPPRVPRVVLGGVPGGDIRQGAMPREAAEEIAAGGRLLGRQLAPLGRVVIGESIPGGTTTAMAILLALGYNAWGRTSSSSPDNPKELKIKVVRDALARISPPLDAITAVAEVGDPVHLAVASIALGVVEGGGEVILAGGTQMAAAAALYKALGGDMERLAVATTRWIVEDKSADFLGLMREVGVRRIYISKTSFATSRCRGLRAYERGYVKEGVAMGYALWHAETKGVDPLPHVEAELERLGSCFA